The proteins below come from a single Vitis vinifera cultivar Pinot Noir 40024 chromosome 9, ASM3070453v1 genomic window:
- the LOC132254323 gene encoding uncharacterized protein LOC132254323 encodes MLGTQNSSKNLENSALVARGTQSNNNNHQTKKNRPWCDHCRKPGHTKETCWHLHGKPADWKPSRPQQNREGRGYTAAAEEDTSGTISNPGPFSKEQLEALQKMFQQTLQSTGTTIGTASVAQKGLELWEEDWQC; translated from the exons ATGTTGGGAACCCAAAATTCCTCCAAAAATCTTGAGAACTCAGCCCTAGTTGCACgaggaacccaatccaacaacaacaaccacCAAACGAAGAAGAATCGTCCATGGTGCGACCATTGTAGAAAACCTGGACACACGAAAGAGACTTGCTGGCATCTACACGGTAAacctgctgattggaaaccTTCTCGGCCACAACAAAACAGAGAAGGCCGGGGTTACACAGCTGCAGCCGAAGAAGACACATCTGGCACTATCTCAAATCCTGGTCCATTTAGCAAAGAGCAATTGGAGGCACTACAGAAAATGTTCCAACAGACTCTTCAATCAACTGGAACAACTATTGGTACCGCATCTGTAGCCCAGAAAG GCCTTGAACTCTGGGAAGAGGATTGGCAATGCTGA